The DNA segment TCAACCCGCGGGCATCGCGAACCGTGCCCTTTGTGTCCAAAGCCACCGGCGTCTCCCTGGCCAAAATTGCCGCCCGACTCATGGCCGGCGAGAGCCTCGCCGCGACCGGCATGATCCGCTCCCCCCTGCCCAGACATATTTCGGTCAAGGAGTCGGTTTTTCCCTTTGCCAAATTCCGGGGGGTGGATACCATCCTGGGACCCGAGATGAAATCCACCGGCGAGGTCATGGGAATCGCAGACTCCTTTGGGATGGCGTTTGCCAAGGCCCAGTTCGGGGCCGGGGTGTTTCTGCCCCGGGCCAGAGACCTCAAACCGCAACAGAAAATTTTCATTTCGGTCCGGGATGCCGACAAGGATGGCATTCTTTCCCCTTCCCGCCAGCTCCTGGATCTGGGATACCGGCTGTGCGCCACCCGTGGCACGGCGGATTGGCTGCGCCAGAATGGCCTGGAAGTGGAATCCATCAACAAGGCGAACGAAGGCCGGCCCCATGTGGTGGACCACATGAAAAACAACAACATTGTCCTGGTCTTCAACACCACAGAGGGCAAACAGGCCACGGTGGATTCGTTTGTCGTGCGCCGCACGGCCCTGATGTGCAAGATTCCGTATTTTACCACAGTGGCCGGCATGCGGGCCGCTGTCTCGGCCCTGGCGGCTGTCCAGGATACCGGGTTCCATTGCAAGGCATTGCAGGATTATTATCCTGGCAGGTAGTCAAGCCAACGCTTGCCATTGCAGTGCCTGATGGGGTTATGATTCCGTCAGGCAGGCGGGCCGACGCTTGCATTTTCTTTTTCTTGATCCTGTTTCTTTTCATGCAAGGATCACAAGAGGGTGTAAAATGGCACAAAAAATTCCTTTGACCCTGGAAGGCGCCGAAATGTTGAAGGCGGAATTGAAAAGGCGCAAAACCGTGGACCGCTCCAGGGTAATCGAAGCCATCGCCGAGGCGCGGGCACACGGCGACCTTTCCGAGAATGCCGAATATGCGGCGGCCAAGGAGCAGCAATCCTTCAATGAAGGACGTATCCAGCATCTGGAATCGGTGCTGGCCAATGCGGATGTCATTGACACGAGCCGTCTGCGGTCCAACAAAGTGGTGTTCGGGGCCAAGGTGACCGTCACCGACGAACAAACCGATGAAGAGGCCTCCTACCATATCGTCGGTGCCGAAGAAGCCGATATCGATAAAGGCAAGATTTCCATCACCAGCCCGTTGGCCCGTGCCATGATCGGCAAACAGGAAGGGGATTCCATCGATGTCCAGGCACCGGGGGGCATCCGGCACTACGAAATCCTGACCATCCGTTTTTGAATGCCACGGCGTCGCCCATCAAGTCGCGAGTGGTTGCGGGAACACCGCCGTGATCCCTATGTCCAGGCAGCGGCACGCGATGGGTATCGTTCCCGGGCCGCTTACAAGCTGCTGGAAATCCATGCCCGCCCCCCGGCCAATCTGCTGCGCCCGGGAATGGCTGTTGTGGATCTGGGAGCTGCCCCGGGCGGGTGGACTCAGGTGGCATTGCAACATGTCGGGCCACAAGGCATCATTGTGGCCGTCGATCTCCTGGCCATGGATCCCCTGAGCGGGGCCGAGATTATCCAGGGTGATTTTCTACAGGCAGCAACGCTGCTGGAAGTGCAAAGAGTGCTGGGGCGACCTGCGGATCTGTTGCTGTCGGACATGGCCCCCAATATGAGCGGCATCAAGGCCGTGGATCAACCACGCGGAGAGTTGTTGGCCGAGGCGGCCTTGGAATTTGCCGCCGCAGTCCTGAAACCACTGGGAGCAGCAGTCATCAAACTGTTCGACGGCCCAGGATTTCACGATCTGGTTCGGGGAGCCAGGATCGCCTTTGGACAGGTGAAAGTGGTCAAACCCAGGGCCAGTCGGGGCCGCAGTCCCGAACACTACCTGGTTTGTCAGGGGTTTCGCGCCTCTCCCTCCCATCTGGAGAAAGATCATGCGTGTCATCAAGCAGGCGTACACATTTGACGATGTTCTCCTGGCCCCGGCCTACTCGGAGGTACTCCCCCGGGACGTGGATGTTTCCACCAGGCTGACGCGCACCATCAAACTCAACATTCCCCTGGTATCCGCCGCCATGGACACGGTCACGGAGTCCCGGGCCGCCATCGCCATGGCCCAGGAAGGGGGTATCGGAATCATCCATCGCAACATGACCCCCCGGGAACAGGCCCGCGAAGTCAAAACCGTCAAGCGCTATGTCACCGGCATGGTCGTGAATCCCTGGACGATCCGCCCGGATGCCAACCTGCGCATGGCCAAGGATATCATGCACCACCACGCCATCTCCGGCATTCCGGTCACTGAGGAGGATGGACGGCTGGTGGGTATTCTGACCAATCGGGATGTGCGTTTCGCCACCGACCACACCCAGCTCGTGTGCGAACTCATGACACCTCAGGAACGCCTGGTGACCGTCCGGGAGGGGGTGGATATGGCTGAAGCCAAACGCCTGCTCCACCAGCACCGTATCGAAAAACTCCTCGTCGTGGACAGTCAGTATCGTTGCGTGGGTTTGATCACGGTCAAGGACATTGAAAAAACCCAGACCTATCCCATTGCCTGCAAGGATGACAACGGGCGCTTGCGTGTGGGAGCCGCTGTCGGCACCAGCGCCGAATGCCGCAAACGTGTGGCATCGCTCATGGATGCCCATGTCGATGTCCTGGTTGTGGATACCGCCCATGGACATTCGCGTGGGGTCCTGGAGATGGTCAAGTGGATCAAGGAATCATACCCGCATGCCCAGGTCATTGGCGGCAACGTGGCCACCGCCGATGCAACCCGTGATCTGATCCTGGCCGGGGCCGATGCCGTCAAGGTCGGCATCGGCCCGGGATCCATCTGTACCACGCGCATCGTGGCCGGTGTGGGCGTCCCGCAAATCACCGCCGTGGCCGATTGTGCCCATGAAGCCAACCGGCATGATGTACCCATCATCGCCGACGGCGGCATCAAATTTTCTGGAG comes from the Magnetococcales bacterium genome and includes:
- the greA gene encoding transcription elongation factor GreA, with the translated sequence MAQKIPLTLEGAEMLKAELKRRKTVDRSRVIEAIAEARAHGDLSENAEYAAAKEQQSFNEGRIQHLESVLANADVIDTSRLRSNKVVFGAKVTVTDEQTDEEASYHIVGAEEADIDKGKISITSPLARAMIGKQEGDSIDVQAPGGIRHYEILTIRF
- a CDS encoding RlmE family RNA methyltransferase, with translation MPRRRPSSREWLREHRRDPYVQAAARDGYRSRAAYKLLEIHARPPANLLRPGMAVVDLGAAPGGWTQVALQHVGPQGIIVAVDLLAMDPLSGAEIIQGDFLQAATLLEVQRVLGRPADLLLSDMAPNMSGIKAVDQPRGELLAEAALEFAAAVLKPLGAAVIKLFDGPGFHDLVRGARIAFGQVKVVKPRASRGRSPEHYLVCQGFRASPSHLEKDHACHQAGVHI
- the guaB gene encoding IMP dehydrogenase, with product MRVIKQAYTFDDVLLAPAYSEVLPRDVDVSTRLTRTIKLNIPLVSAAMDTVTESRAAIAMAQEGGIGIIHRNMTPREQAREVKTVKRYVTGMVVNPWTIRPDANLRMAKDIMHHHAISGIPVTEEDGRLVGILTNRDVRFATDHTQLVCELMTPQERLVTVREGVDMAEAKRLLHQHRIEKLLVVDSQYRCVGLITVKDIEKTQTYPIACKDDNGRLRVGAAVGTSAECRKRVASLMDAHVDVLVVDTAHGHSRGVLEMVKWIKESYPHAQVIGGNVATADATRDLILAGADAVKVGIGPGSICTTRIVAGVGVPQITAVADCAHEANRHDVPIIADGGIKFSGEVAKAIAAGGSSVMLGSMFAGTDEAPGEVFIYQGRSYKTYRGMGSLAAMAKGSRDRYFQSGVPPEKLVPEGVEGRVPYKGPLATIIHQMVGGLRSAMGYTGCATIDELRKKPMFLQITSAGLRESHVHDVTITKETPNYRLE